In the Setaria italica strain Yugu1 chromosome VI, Setaria_italica_v2.0, whole genome shotgun sequence genome, one interval contains:
- the LOC101769387 gene encoding basic proline-rich protein isoform X3, protein MATKLDQSSPAKHQRAKSTAPLSLTPKISIFGTKAGFVIPKNKLAGSLVTRGATTKNETPTASKEDNSRHAQRKTKWGPDLTTDPAVCKGRALAYQTRVEQITKQLKSGTLDMGKIEGSVSTGKGTNSVGSDNLKENEGKVELLELERREITGEILRLNPGYKVPENYKPVLKETKIPLPAEAHPGHNIIGVLIGPESNTLKRLHEETGAVIQVYGTKKINGEKSEIHHQDISDARAAYEDLYINVSADSYDKVDTAVALIELLLAPVSVKSTSTPTTTTVSSAVTSDVNPVQNTISPPGLLHYQSQNAPWLSTPQTDAPSITSSGPVLSTLPNNSLQPQPFAGSFSMPPFTGHPPHMNSTPRNPFPVPGPQQSMPSNQQHPPQFRANSSIGPFGQPPGIVSPQMTPSSSVPPPVRPLQIPHASGGWPSFSPITPQSQWPPQASPNFVPVRPISVSPLGATPPHGPAALTPPSNMPTMYHSQQPALANFTCSATLVSRPPGGVQSFSTVAPQCPSPVAFPGGGGSSTQSGYPLSIGPPPAFSRVGPTPGMVPPSCPPASGPASTSSGQAPIAALRPPRPVAGDFTFRPVVSPAPTPDFAASGGQMGIQGRSHPGAPFFHPGNQSPNQGFQRPCDGRPLNAMGQARMHAPPHPPQHLHGGFPRNPSHLELPAGFPGIPPAVQAHPMLGPSNFLPSRPFQPRPPSQANPFASRDRQGGNPIYNPFAPTAAQKTEGADPEYEDLMASVGVK, encoded by the exons ATGGCCACAAAACTAGATCAATCTTCTCCTGCCAAGCATCAGCGAGCAAAATCCACCGCACCTCTATCTTTGACTCCCAAGATTTCAATATTCGGGACAAAAGCTGGATTCGTCATACCAAAGAACAAGCTAGCCGGCTCACTTGTAACTCGTGGTGCCACTACCAAGAATGAAACACCTACTGCATCCAAGGAAGATAACAGCAGGCATGCTCAGAGAAAGACAAAGTGGGGGCCTGACCTCACCACCGACCCTGCTGTGTGCAAAGGAAGGGCTTTGGCCTACCAG ACTCGAGTGGAGCAAATCACCAAGCAGCTGAAATCCGGAACCTTGGATATGGGTAAAATTGAAGGTTCAGTATCCACTGGAAAGGGGACAAATTCTGTTGGTTCTGACAATTTGAAAGAGAATGAG GGAAAGGTTGAGCTATTGGAACTTGAAAGACGAGAAATTACTG GTGAAATACTCCGTCTGAATCCGGGATATAAGGTGCCTGAGAACTACAAACCAGTACTTAAGGAGACAAAGATCCCTCTTCCG GCAGAAGCGCATCCTGGACATAATATTATTGGAGTTCTTATAGGACCTGAGAGCAATACTCTGAAGCGGCTACATGAA GAAACTGGAGCTGTAATACAAGTATATGGGACTAAGAAAATCAATGGAGAGAAG AGCGAGATTCATCATCAAGACATAAGTGATGCTCGAGCTGCTTATGAAGACCTATACATCAATGTCTCGGCTGACTCTTATGATAAAGTAGATACTGCAGTTGCGTTGATTGAGCTGCTTCTTGCTCCTGTGTCG GTGAAGTCAACATCTACTCCAACAACTACTACTGTTTCTTCAGCAGTTACCTCCGATGTAAATCCCGTGCAGAATACCATTTCACCCCCAGGTCTACTTCATTACCAATCACAAAATGCTCCTTGGCTGTCCACTCCTCAGACTGATGCTCCATCAATTACTTCCTCAGGGCCTGTTTTGAGTACATTACCTAACAATTCATTGCAACCACAACCGTTTGCTGGTTCTTTCAGTATGCCTCCCTTCACAGGTCATCCTCCTCACATGAACAGCACGCCAAGAAATCCATTTCCTGTTCCTGGACCTCAGCAATCAATGCCAAGCAATCAACAACATCCACCTCAGTTCCGAGCTAACTCCTCAATTGGGCCTTTTGGTCAACCACCTGGAATTGTAAGCCCACAAATGACACCATCTTCCTCAGTGCCACCGCCAGTTAGACCCCTTCAAATACCCCACGCATCTGGTGGATGGCCATCTTTTTCTCCCATCACGCCACAATCTCAGTGGCCTCCTCAAGCTTCACCGAATTTTGTGCCAGTGAGACCTATTTCCGTGTCCCCTCTTGGCGCAACTCCACCGCACGGTCCTGCTGCATTGACACCTCCATCAAATATGCCCACCATGTACCACAGCCAGCAGCCAGCGTTAGCAAATTTCACTTGTTCAGCAACATTAGTTTCCAGGCCTCCTGGTGGAGTTCAGTCTTTTTCTACAGTTGCGCCTCAATGTCCTTCCCCGGTAGCATttcctggtggtggtgggtcaTCAACACAGTCGGGCTACCCACTTTCCATAGGCCCACCTCCAGCTTTCTCTCGAGTTGGACCAACTCCTGGCATGGTGCCTCCTTCGTGCCCACCTGCATCAGGTCCTGCAAGCACAAGCTCCGGTCAGGCACCAATTGCCGCTTTGAGACCTCCACGCCCAGTTGCTGGTGATTTTACCTTTCGGCCTGTTGTATCACCTGCACCTACTCCAGATTTTGCAGCATCAGGCGGTCAAATGGGAATACAAGGCAGAAGTCACCCTGGCGCTCCATTCTTCCATCCTGGCAATCAGAGTCCCAATCAAGGCTTCCAAAGGCCTTGTGATGGCAGGCCCTTGAATGCAATGGGTCAGGCTCGGATGCATGCTCCACCTCATCCACCTCAACACTTACATGGAGGCTTCCCCAGGAATCCATCTCATCTCGAGTTACCTGCGGGTTTCCCGGGAATCCCTCCAGCAGTACAAGCACATCCTATGCTGGGGCCATCAAATTTCTTGCCTTCCCGCCCATTCCAGCCGAGGCCACCATCGCAGGCGAATCCATTTGCAAGCAGAGACAGGCAGGGTGGCAATCCAATCTACAATCCTTTTGCACCAACGGCAGCTCAGAAAACAGAGGGGGCGGACCCTGAGTACGAGGATCTCATGGCATCGGTTGGCGTGAAGTAG
- the LOC101769387 gene encoding vegetative cell wall protein gp1 isoform X4, whose protein sequence is MGKIEGSVSTGKGTNSVGSDNLKENEHLLPFLQQGKVELLELERREITGEILRLNPGYKVPENYKPVLKETKIPLPAEAHPGHNIIGVLIGPESNTLKRLHEETGAVIQVYGTKKINGEKSEIHHQDISDARAAYEDLYINVSADSYDKVDTAVALIELLLAPVSVKSTSTPTTTTVSSAVTSDVNPVQNTISPPGLLHYQSQNAPWLSTPQTDAPSITSSGPVLSTLPNNSLQPQPFAGSFSMPPFTGHPPHMNSTPRNPFPVPGPQQSMPSNQQHPPQFRANSSIGPFGQPPGIVSPQMTPSSSVPPPVRPLQIPHASGGWPSFSPITPQSQWPPQASPNFVPVRPISVSPLGATPPHGPAALTPPSNMPTMYHSQQPALANFTCSATLVSRPPGGVQSFSTVAPQCPSPVAFPGGGGSSTQSGYPLSIGPPPAFSRVGPTPGMVPPSCPPASGPASTSSGQAPIAALRPPRPVAGDFTFRPVVSPAPTPDFAASGGQMGIQGRSHPGAPFFHPGNQSPNQGFQRPCDGRPLNAMGQARMHAPPHPPQHLHGGFPRNPSHLELPAGFPGIPPAVQAHPMLGPSNFLPSRPFQPRPPSQANPFASRDRQGGNPIYNPFAPTAAQKTEGADPEYEDLMASVGVK, encoded by the exons ATGGGTAAAATTGAAGGTTCAGTATCCACTGGAAAGGGGACAAATTCTGTTGGTTCTGACAATTTGAAAGAGAATGAG CATCTTTTACCCTTTTTGCAGCAGGGAAAGGTTGAGCTATTGGAACTTGAAAGACGAGAAATTACTG GTGAAATACTCCGTCTGAATCCGGGATATAAGGTGCCTGAGAACTACAAACCAGTACTTAAGGAGACAAAGATCCCTCTTCCG GCAGAAGCGCATCCTGGACATAATATTATTGGAGTTCTTATAGGACCTGAGAGCAATACTCTGAAGCGGCTACATGAA GAAACTGGAGCTGTAATACAAGTATATGGGACTAAGAAAATCAATGGAGAGAAG AGCGAGATTCATCATCAAGACATAAGTGATGCTCGAGCTGCTTATGAAGACCTATACATCAATGTCTCGGCTGACTCTTATGATAAAGTAGATACTGCAGTTGCGTTGATTGAGCTGCTTCTTGCTCCTGTGTCG GTGAAGTCAACATCTACTCCAACAACTACTACTGTTTCTTCAGCAGTTACCTCCGATGTAAATCCCGTGCAGAATACCATTTCACCCCCAGGTCTACTTCATTACCAATCACAAAATGCTCCTTGGCTGTCCACTCCTCAGACTGATGCTCCATCAATTACTTCCTCAGGGCCTGTTTTGAGTACATTACCTAACAATTCATTGCAACCACAACCGTTTGCTGGTTCTTTCAGTATGCCTCCCTTCACAGGTCATCCTCCTCACATGAACAGCACGCCAAGAAATCCATTTCCTGTTCCTGGACCTCAGCAATCAATGCCAAGCAATCAACAACATCCACCTCAGTTCCGAGCTAACTCCTCAATTGGGCCTTTTGGTCAACCACCTGGAATTGTAAGCCCACAAATGACACCATCTTCCTCAGTGCCACCGCCAGTTAGACCCCTTCAAATACCCCACGCATCTGGTGGATGGCCATCTTTTTCTCCCATCACGCCACAATCTCAGTGGCCTCCTCAAGCTTCACCGAATTTTGTGCCAGTGAGACCTATTTCCGTGTCCCCTCTTGGCGCAACTCCACCGCACGGTCCTGCTGCATTGACACCTCCATCAAATATGCCCACCATGTACCACAGCCAGCAGCCAGCGTTAGCAAATTTCACTTGTTCAGCAACATTAGTTTCCAGGCCTCCTGGTGGAGTTCAGTCTTTTTCTACAGTTGCGCCTCAATGTCCTTCCCCGGTAGCATttcctggtggtggtgggtcaTCAACACAGTCGGGCTACCCACTTTCCATAGGCCCACCTCCAGCTTTCTCTCGAGTTGGACCAACTCCTGGCATGGTGCCTCCTTCGTGCCCACCTGCATCAGGTCCTGCAAGCACAAGCTCCGGTCAGGCACCAATTGCCGCTTTGAGACCTCCACGCCCAGTTGCTGGTGATTTTACCTTTCGGCCTGTTGTATCACCTGCACCTACTCCAGATTTTGCAGCATCAGGCGGTCAAATGGGAATACAAGGCAGAAGTCACCCTGGCGCTCCATTCTTCCATCCTGGCAATCAGAGTCCCAATCAAGGCTTCCAAAGGCCTTGTGATGGCAGGCCCTTGAATGCAATGGGTCAGGCTCGGATGCATGCTCCACCTCATCCACCTCAACACTTACATGGAGGCTTCCCCAGGAATCCATCTCATCTCGAGTTACCTGCGGGTTTCCCGGGAATCCCTCCAGCAGTACAAGCACATCCTATGCTGGGGCCATCAAATTTCTTGCCTTCCCGCCCATTCCAGCCGAGGCCACCATCGCAGGCGAATCCATTTGCAAGCAGAGACAGGCAGGGTGGCAATCCAATCTACAATCCTTTTGCACCAACGGCAGCTCAGAAAACAGAGGGGGCGGACCCTGAGTACGAGGATCTCATGGCATCGGTTGGCGTGAAGTAG
- the LOC101769387 gene encoding basic proline-rich protein isoform X1, with product MATKLDQSSPAKHQRAKSTAPLSLTPKISIFGTKAGFVIPKNKLAGSLVTRGATTKNETPTASKEDNSRHAQRKTKWGPDLTTDPAVCKGRALAYQTRVEQITKQLKSGTLDMGKIEGSVSTGKGTNSVGSDNLKENEHLLPFLQQGKVELLELERREITGEILRLNPGYKVPENYKPVLKETKIPLPAEAHPGHNIIGVLIGPESNTLKRLHEETGAVIQVYGTKKINGEKSEIHHQDISDARAAYEDLYINVSADSYDKVDTAVALIELLLAPVSVKSTSTPTTTTVSSAVTSDVNPVQNTISPPGLLHYQSQNAPWLSTPQTDAPSITSSGPVLSTLPNNSLQPQPFAGSFSMPPFTGHPPHMNSTPRNPFPVPGPQQSMPSNQQHPPQFRANSSIGPFGQPPGIVSPQMTPSSSVPPPVRPLQIPHASGGWPSFSPITPQSQWPPQASPNFVPVRPISVSPLGATPPHGPAALTPPSNMPTMYHSQQPALANFTCSATLVSRPPGGVQSFSTVAPQCPSPVAFPGGGGSSTQSGYPLSIGPPPAFSRVGPTPGMVPPSCPPASGPASTSSGQAPIAALRPPRPVAGDFTFRPVVSPAPTPDFAASGGQMGIQGRSHPGAPFFHPGNQSPNQGFQRPCDGRPLNAMGQARMHAPPHPPQHLHGGFPRNPSHLELPAGFPGIPPAVQAHPMLGPSNFLPSRPFQPRPPSQANPFASRDRQGGNPIYNPFAPTAAQKTEGADPEYEDLMASVGVK from the exons ATGGCCACAAAACTAGATCAATCTTCTCCTGCCAAGCATCAGCGAGCAAAATCCACCGCACCTCTATCTTTGACTCCCAAGATTTCAATATTCGGGACAAAAGCTGGATTCGTCATACCAAAGAACAAGCTAGCCGGCTCACTTGTAACTCGTGGTGCCACTACCAAGAATGAAACACCTACTGCATCCAAGGAAGATAACAGCAGGCATGCTCAGAGAAAGACAAAGTGGGGGCCTGACCTCACCACCGACCCTGCTGTGTGCAAAGGAAGGGCTTTGGCCTACCAG ACTCGAGTGGAGCAAATCACCAAGCAGCTGAAATCCGGAACCTTGGATATGGGTAAAATTGAAGGTTCAGTATCCACTGGAAAGGGGACAAATTCTGTTGGTTCTGACAATTTGAAAGAGAATGAG CATCTTTTACCCTTTTTGCAGCAGGGAAAGGTTGAGCTATTGGAACTTGAAAGACGAGAAATTACTG GTGAAATACTCCGTCTGAATCCGGGATATAAGGTGCCTGAGAACTACAAACCAGTACTTAAGGAGACAAAGATCCCTCTTCCG GCAGAAGCGCATCCTGGACATAATATTATTGGAGTTCTTATAGGACCTGAGAGCAATACTCTGAAGCGGCTACATGAA GAAACTGGAGCTGTAATACAAGTATATGGGACTAAGAAAATCAATGGAGAGAAG AGCGAGATTCATCATCAAGACATAAGTGATGCTCGAGCTGCTTATGAAGACCTATACATCAATGTCTCGGCTGACTCTTATGATAAAGTAGATACTGCAGTTGCGTTGATTGAGCTGCTTCTTGCTCCTGTGTCG GTGAAGTCAACATCTACTCCAACAACTACTACTGTTTCTTCAGCAGTTACCTCCGATGTAAATCCCGTGCAGAATACCATTTCACCCCCAGGTCTACTTCATTACCAATCACAAAATGCTCCTTGGCTGTCCACTCCTCAGACTGATGCTCCATCAATTACTTCCTCAGGGCCTGTTTTGAGTACATTACCTAACAATTCATTGCAACCACAACCGTTTGCTGGTTCTTTCAGTATGCCTCCCTTCACAGGTCATCCTCCTCACATGAACAGCACGCCAAGAAATCCATTTCCTGTTCCTGGACCTCAGCAATCAATGCCAAGCAATCAACAACATCCACCTCAGTTCCGAGCTAACTCCTCAATTGGGCCTTTTGGTCAACCACCTGGAATTGTAAGCCCACAAATGACACCATCTTCCTCAGTGCCACCGCCAGTTAGACCCCTTCAAATACCCCACGCATCTGGTGGATGGCCATCTTTTTCTCCCATCACGCCACAATCTCAGTGGCCTCCTCAAGCTTCACCGAATTTTGTGCCAGTGAGACCTATTTCCGTGTCCCCTCTTGGCGCAACTCCACCGCACGGTCCTGCTGCATTGACACCTCCATCAAATATGCCCACCATGTACCACAGCCAGCAGCCAGCGTTAGCAAATTTCACTTGTTCAGCAACATTAGTTTCCAGGCCTCCTGGTGGAGTTCAGTCTTTTTCTACAGTTGCGCCTCAATGTCCTTCCCCGGTAGCATttcctggtggtggtgggtcaTCAACACAGTCGGGCTACCCACTTTCCATAGGCCCACCTCCAGCTTTCTCTCGAGTTGGACCAACTCCTGGCATGGTGCCTCCTTCGTGCCCACCTGCATCAGGTCCTGCAAGCACAAGCTCCGGTCAGGCACCAATTGCCGCTTTGAGACCTCCACGCCCAGTTGCTGGTGATTTTACCTTTCGGCCTGTTGTATCACCTGCACCTACTCCAGATTTTGCAGCATCAGGCGGTCAAATGGGAATACAAGGCAGAAGTCACCCTGGCGCTCCATTCTTCCATCCTGGCAATCAGAGTCCCAATCAAGGCTTCCAAAGGCCTTGTGATGGCAGGCCCTTGAATGCAATGGGTCAGGCTCGGATGCATGCTCCACCTCATCCACCTCAACACTTACATGGAGGCTTCCCCAGGAATCCATCTCATCTCGAGTTACCTGCGGGTTTCCCGGGAATCCCTCCAGCAGTACAAGCACATCCTATGCTGGGGCCATCAAATTTCTTGCCTTCCCGCCCATTCCAGCCGAGGCCACCATCGCAGGCGAATCCATTTGCAAGCAGAGACAGGCAGGGTGGCAATCCAATCTACAATCCTTTTGCACCAACGGCAGCTCAGAAAACAGAGGGGGCGGACCCTGAGTACGAGGATCTCATGGCATCGGTTGGCGTGAAGTAG
- the LOC101769387 gene encoding vegetative cell wall protein gp1 isoform X6 yields MGKIEGSVSTGKGTNSVGSDNLKENEGKVELLELERREITGEILRLNPGYKVPENYKPVLKETKIPLPAEAHPGHNIIGVLIGPESNTLKRLHEETGAVIQVYGTKKINGEKSEIHHQDISDARAAYEDLYINVSADSYDKVDTAVALIELLLAPVSVKSTSTPTTTTVSSAVTSDVNPVQNTISPPGLLHYQSQNAPWLSTPQTDAPSITSSGPVLSTLPNNSLQPQPFAGSFSMPPFTGHPPHMNSTPRNPFPVPGPQQSMPSNQQHPPQFRANSSIGPFGQPPGIVSPQMTPSSSVPPPVRPLQIPHASGGWPSFSPITPQSQWPPQASPNFVPVRPISVSPLGATPPHGPAALTPPSNMPTMYHSQQPALANFTCSATLVSRPPGGVQSFSTVAPQCPSPVAFPGGGGSSTQSGYPLSIGPPPAFSRVGPTPGMVPPSCPPASGPASTSSGQAPIAALRPPRPVAGDFTFRPVVSPAPTPDFAASGGQMGIQGRSHPGAPFFHPGNQSPNQGFQRPCDGRPLNAMGQARMHAPPHPPQHLHGGFPRNPSHLELPAGFPGIPPAVQAHPMLGPSNFLPSRPFQPRPPSQANPFASRDRQGGNPIYNPFAPTAAQKTEGADPEYEDLMASVGVK; encoded by the exons ATGGGTAAAATTGAAGGTTCAGTATCCACTGGAAAGGGGACAAATTCTGTTGGTTCTGACAATTTGAAAGAGAATGAG GGAAAGGTTGAGCTATTGGAACTTGAAAGACGAGAAATTACTG GTGAAATACTCCGTCTGAATCCGGGATATAAGGTGCCTGAGAACTACAAACCAGTACTTAAGGAGACAAAGATCCCTCTTCCG GCAGAAGCGCATCCTGGACATAATATTATTGGAGTTCTTATAGGACCTGAGAGCAATACTCTGAAGCGGCTACATGAA GAAACTGGAGCTGTAATACAAGTATATGGGACTAAGAAAATCAATGGAGAGAAG AGCGAGATTCATCATCAAGACATAAGTGATGCTCGAGCTGCTTATGAAGACCTATACATCAATGTCTCGGCTGACTCTTATGATAAAGTAGATACTGCAGTTGCGTTGATTGAGCTGCTTCTTGCTCCTGTGTCG GTGAAGTCAACATCTACTCCAACAACTACTACTGTTTCTTCAGCAGTTACCTCCGATGTAAATCCCGTGCAGAATACCATTTCACCCCCAGGTCTACTTCATTACCAATCACAAAATGCTCCTTGGCTGTCCACTCCTCAGACTGATGCTCCATCAATTACTTCCTCAGGGCCTGTTTTGAGTACATTACCTAACAATTCATTGCAACCACAACCGTTTGCTGGTTCTTTCAGTATGCCTCCCTTCACAGGTCATCCTCCTCACATGAACAGCACGCCAAGAAATCCATTTCCTGTTCCTGGACCTCAGCAATCAATGCCAAGCAATCAACAACATCCACCTCAGTTCCGAGCTAACTCCTCAATTGGGCCTTTTGGTCAACCACCTGGAATTGTAAGCCCACAAATGACACCATCTTCCTCAGTGCCACCGCCAGTTAGACCCCTTCAAATACCCCACGCATCTGGTGGATGGCCATCTTTTTCTCCCATCACGCCACAATCTCAGTGGCCTCCTCAAGCTTCACCGAATTTTGTGCCAGTGAGACCTATTTCCGTGTCCCCTCTTGGCGCAACTCCACCGCACGGTCCTGCTGCATTGACACCTCCATCAAATATGCCCACCATGTACCACAGCCAGCAGCCAGCGTTAGCAAATTTCACTTGTTCAGCAACATTAGTTTCCAGGCCTCCTGGTGGAGTTCAGTCTTTTTCTACAGTTGCGCCTCAATGTCCTTCCCCGGTAGCATttcctggtggtggtgggtcaTCAACACAGTCGGGCTACCCACTTTCCATAGGCCCACCTCCAGCTTTCTCTCGAGTTGGACCAACTCCTGGCATGGTGCCTCCTTCGTGCCCACCTGCATCAGGTCCTGCAAGCACAAGCTCCGGTCAGGCACCAATTGCCGCTTTGAGACCTCCACGCCCAGTTGCTGGTGATTTTACCTTTCGGCCTGTTGTATCACCTGCACCTACTCCAGATTTTGCAGCATCAGGCGGTCAAATGGGAATACAAGGCAGAAGTCACCCTGGCGCTCCATTCTTCCATCCTGGCAATCAGAGTCCCAATCAAGGCTTCCAAAGGCCTTGTGATGGCAGGCCCTTGAATGCAATGGGTCAGGCTCGGATGCATGCTCCACCTCATCCACCTCAACACTTACATGGAGGCTTCCCCAGGAATCCATCTCATCTCGAGTTACCTGCGGGTTTCCCGGGAATCCCTCCAGCAGTACAAGCACATCCTATGCTGGGGCCATCAAATTTCTTGCCTTCCCGCCCATTCCAGCCGAGGCCACCATCGCAGGCGAATCCATTTGCAAGCAGAGACAGGCAGGGTGGCAATCCAATCTACAATCCTTTTGCACCAACGGCAGCTCAGAAAACAGAGGGGGCGGACCCTGAGTACGAGGATCTCATGGCATCGGTTGGCGTGAAGTAG
- the LOC101769387 gene encoding vegetative cell wall protein gp1 isoform X5 gives MGKIEGSVSTGKGTNSVGSDNLKENEQGKVELLELERREITGEILRLNPGYKVPENYKPVLKETKIPLPAEAHPGHNIIGVLIGPESNTLKRLHEETGAVIQVYGTKKINGEKSEIHHQDISDARAAYEDLYINVSADSYDKVDTAVALIELLLAPVSVKSTSTPTTTTVSSAVTSDVNPVQNTISPPGLLHYQSQNAPWLSTPQTDAPSITSSGPVLSTLPNNSLQPQPFAGSFSMPPFTGHPPHMNSTPRNPFPVPGPQQSMPSNQQHPPQFRANSSIGPFGQPPGIVSPQMTPSSSVPPPVRPLQIPHASGGWPSFSPITPQSQWPPQASPNFVPVRPISVSPLGATPPHGPAALTPPSNMPTMYHSQQPALANFTCSATLVSRPPGGVQSFSTVAPQCPSPVAFPGGGGSSTQSGYPLSIGPPPAFSRVGPTPGMVPPSCPPASGPASTSSGQAPIAALRPPRPVAGDFTFRPVVSPAPTPDFAASGGQMGIQGRSHPGAPFFHPGNQSPNQGFQRPCDGRPLNAMGQARMHAPPHPPQHLHGGFPRNPSHLELPAGFPGIPPAVQAHPMLGPSNFLPSRPFQPRPPSQANPFASRDRQGGNPIYNPFAPTAAQKTEGADPEYEDLMASVGVK, from the exons ATGGGTAAAATTGAAGGTTCAGTATCCACTGGAAAGGGGACAAATTCTGTTGGTTCTGACAATTTGAAAGAGAATGAG CAGGGAAAGGTTGAGCTATTGGAACTTGAAAGACGAGAAATTACTG GTGAAATACTCCGTCTGAATCCGGGATATAAGGTGCCTGAGAACTACAAACCAGTACTTAAGGAGACAAAGATCCCTCTTCCG GCAGAAGCGCATCCTGGACATAATATTATTGGAGTTCTTATAGGACCTGAGAGCAATACTCTGAAGCGGCTACATGAA GAAACTGGAGCTGTAATACAAGTATATGGGACTAAGAAAATCAATGGAGAGAAG AGCGAGATTCATCATCAAGACATAAGTGATGCTCGAGCTGCTTATGAAGACCTATACATCAATGTCTCGGCTGACTCTTATGATAAAGTAGATACTGCAGTTGCGTTGATTGAGCTGCTTCTTGCTCCTGTGTCG GTGAAGTCAACATCTACTCCAACAACTACTACTGTTTCTTCAGCAGTTACCTCCGATGTAAATCCCGTGCAGAATACCATTTCACCCCCAGGTCTACTTCATTACCAATCACAAAATGCTCCTTGGCTGTCCACTCCTCAGACTGATGCTCCATCAATTACTTCCTCAGGGCCTGTTTTGAGTACATTACCTAACAATTCATTGCAACCACAACCGTTTGCTGGTTCTTTCAGTATGCCTCCCTTCACAGGTCATCCTCCTCACATGAACAGCACGCCAAGAAATCCATTTCCTGTTCCTGGACCTCAGCAATCAATGCCAAGCAATCAACAACATCCACCTCAGTTCCGAGCTAACTCCTCAATTGGGCCTTTTGGTCAACCACCTGGAATTGTAAGCCCACAAATGACACCATCTTCCTCAGTGCCACCGCCAGTTAGACCCCTTCAAATACCCCACGCATCTGGTGGATGGCCATCTTTTTCTCCCATCACGCCACAATCTCAGTGGCCTCCTCAAGCTTCACCGAATTTTGTGCCAGTGAGACCTATTTCCGTGTCCCCTCTTGGCGCAACTCCACCGCACGGTCCTGCTGCATTGACACCTCCATCAAATATGCCCACCATGTACCACAGCCAGCAGCCAGCGTTAGCAAATTTCACTTGTTCAGCAACATTAGTTTCCAGGCCTCCTGGTGGAGTTCAGTCTTTTTCTACAGTTGCGCCTCAATGTCCTTCCCCGGTAGCATttcctggtggtggtgggtcaTCAACACAGTCGGGCTACCCACTTTCCATAGGCCCACCTCCAGCTTTCTCTCGAGTTGGACCAACTCCTGGCATGGTGCCTCCTTCGTGCCCACCTGCATCAGGTCCTGCAAGCACAAGCTCCGGTCAGGCACCAATTGCCGCTTTGAGACCTCCACGCCCAGTTGCTGGTGATTTTACCTTTCGGCCTGTTGTATCACCTGCACCTACTCCAGATTTTGCAGCATCAGGCGGTCAAATGGGAATACAAGGCAGAAGTCACCCTGGCGCTCCATTCTTCCATCCTGGCAATCAGAGTCCCAATCAAGGCTTCCAAAGGCCTTGTGATGGCAGGCCCTTGAATGCAATGGGTCAGGCTCGGATGCATGCTCCACCTCATCCACCTCAACACTTACATGGAGGCTTCCCCAGGAATCCATCTCATCTCGAGTTACCTGCGGGTTTCCCGGGAATCCCTCCAGCAGTACAAGCACATCCTATGCTGGGGCCATCAAATTTCTTGCCTTCCCGCCCATTCCAGCCGAGGCCACCATCGCAGGCGAATCCATTTGCAAGCAGAGACAGGCAGGGTGGCAATCCAATCTACAATCCTTTTGCACCAACGGCAGCTCAGAAAACAGAGGGGGCGGACCCTGAGTACGAGGATCTCATGGCATCGGTTGGCGTGAAGTAG